Proteins encoded together in one Candidatus Omnitrophota bacterium window:
- a CDS encoding DUF5679 domain-containing protein — translation MAETGYCVKCKAKKVMKDEQKVTMKNDRMAMKGKCPECGTGMYKILGKKK, via the coding sequence ATGGCAGAAACAGGATATTGCGTAAAGTGCAAAGCAAAAAAAGTCATGAAAGATGAACAAAAAGTCACAATGAAGAATGATCGTATGGCCATGAAGGGTAAATGCCCTGAATGTGGCACTGGAATGTATAAGATTTTAGGCAAGAAGAAATAA
- the rsfS gene encoding ribosome silencing factor, whose product MAAVAKSKKAQKVVILQMSEEAGFCDYFVIASATSLRQVNAVARAIEDDLAKDGIKSLSKVLPSDESGWVVLDFVSIVVHIFYKPLREFYSLERLWADAKKIRVARSKKI is encoded by the coding sequence ATAGCGGCAGTTGCTAAGTCCAAGAAAGCTCAAAAAGTAGTTATCCTGCAGATGTCCGAAGAGGCTGGCTTCTGTGATTATTTTGTTATCGCAAGCGCCACATCTTTAAGGCAGGTAAATGCGGTTGCCCGGGCAATAGAAGATGATTTAGCCAAAGACGGGATAAAATCTCTTTCGAAGGTCTTGCCTAGCGACGAATCTGGTTGGGTTGTTTTAGATTTTGTTTCCATAGTAGTGCATATTTTCTACAAGCCACTAAGAGAATTTTATTCACTAGAACGTTTATGGGCAGACGCTAAGAAAATCAGAGTTGCCCGTAGCAAGAAAATTTAG
- the argS gene encoding arginine--tRNA ligase, giving the protein MLKENINDLLVGVIKNSLKNLGMDSFSKEDPYLDFSTDIRFGDLSTNIAMRLSKPLQKPPREVASLIIDGIKQELQKSKFGDYVKEIKVEGAGFINFYIADKYFYERLSELLVKGPDFLKLDKGKGAKALIEFVSANPTGSLSVAHARQAAVGDCLANILQFLGFNVQREYYLNDEGNQINILGRSVELRMKELSGEKIEFPEDHYQGDYIYDIAKKAQEEKITAENLGDYAGNYILDIIRKELDDFGVKFDCWYSQKELRKQGKIEEALNFLKKKGYLYDQDGALWFKSTEFGDDKDRVIIKSDGSYTYLAPDIAYHQEKYKRGFEWLINLWGPDHHGYINRIKASVQAFGKDASSLSIVIVQLATIFRGGKPVQMSTRRGQYITLREVLDEVGVDASRFFFIMRRTSSHLDFDLDVAKKQTAENPVYYVQYAHARICSILRSSGVDTAKDADFSLLKEKEELALIKKILQFSYITNICLITQDPYMLTVYLQEVSESFHKFYDLHRVLGQSDALTKARLALIDATRIVIAKGLELAGVTRPEKM; this is encoded by the coding sequence ATGTTAAAAGAAAATATCAATGATTTGTTGGTCGGGGTAATTAAAAACTCATTAAAGAACCTTGGCATGGATTCTTTTTCTAAGGAAGACCCATACCTTGATTTTTCTACCGATATCCGTTTCGGGGACCTTTCTACGAATATCGCCATGCGCTTAAGTAAGCCTCTCCAGAAGCCCCCCAGAGAAGTAGCTTCTTTGATAATAGATGGCATTAAACAAGAGCTCCAAAAATCTAAATTTGGCGATTATGTTAAGGAGATTAAAGTAGAAGGTGCCGGATTTATTAATTTTTATATAGCAGATAAATATTTTTATGAAAGATTAAGCGAACTTTTGGTTAAAGGCCCGGATTTCTTGAAATTAGATAAAGGCAAAGGCGCAAAAGCGTTGATTGAATTTGTAAGCGCCAATCCGACGGGTTCTCTTTCAGTTGCGCACGCAAGGCAGGCTGCGGTAGGGGATTGCCTGGCAAATATTTTGCAGTTTCTTGGGTTTAACGTCCAGAGAGAATATTACCTTAATGATGAAGGTAACCAGATAAATATATTGGGTAGGTCAGTTGAATTAAGGATGAAAGAGCTTTCAGGAGAGAAGATTGAATTTCCTGAAGACCATTATCAGGGCGACTATATCTATGATATTGCAAAGAAAGCTCAAGAGGAAAAAATTACAGCAGAGAATCTCGGCGATTATGCCGGAAATTATATCTTGGATATCATTAGAAAGGAACTTGATGATTTTGGGGTTAAATTTGACTGCTGGTATTCTCAGAAAGAATTAAGGAAGCAGGGTAAAATTGAAGAAGCACTTAATTTTTTAAAGAAGAAAGGTTATCTTTATGATCAGGATGGCGCTTTATGGTTTAAGTCAACTGAATTTGGAGATGATAAAGACAGGGTAATCATAAAAAGCGACGGATCATATACGTATTTGGCCCCCGATATCGCTTATCATCAGGAAAAGTATAAGCGTGGTTTTGAATGGCTTATTAATCTTTGGGGCCCAGATCACCATGGCTATATTAATAGGATAAAGGCTTCGGTCCAGGCTTTTGGAAAAGATGCATCAAGCCTTTCAATAGTTATTGTTCAACTGGCAACTATATTTAGGGGAGGGAAACCCGTGCAGATGTCCACAAGGCGGGGGCAATACATAACTCTGCGCGAGGTGCTTGATGAAGTCGGGGTTGACGCTTCAAGGTTCTTTTTTATTATGCGCAGGACTTCAAGCCACCTTGATTTTGACCTTGATGTTGCCAAGAAGCAGACCGCGGAGAATCCTGTTTATTATGTGCAGTATGCCCACGCGAGGATCTGCAGTATCTTACGCTCAAGCGGTGTTGATACGGCCAAGGACGCTGATTTCTCATTGTTAAAGGAAAAAGAAGAGTTGGCTTTAATAAAGAAGATACTTCAATTTTCATATATAACAAATATTTGCCTTATAACTCAGGATCCTTATATGCTGACAGTTTATCTGCAGGAGGTTTCCGAGAGTTTTCATAAATTTTATGATTTGCACCGTGTTTTGGGCCAGTCTGATGCATTAACTAAAGCGCGTCTGGCCTTAATTGATGCAACCAGAATTGTAATTGCTAAAGGTTTGGAACTAGCAGGCGTAACACGTCCAGAGAAAATGTAG
- the recJ gene encoding single-stranded-DNA-specific exonuclease RecJ, translated as MHSHKIVKVSPQNPILQEKLSSELKISKVIAQLLINRSIQNVEEARKFLQPNPKNLHDPFSFHGMEKAVSIIRKAIKNKEKIMVFGDYDVDGITAAALVKETIMKLGGDCLHYLPHRIKEGYGLSKDIANIVKEKKVKLLITVDCGTSNHGQIEELRHLGIEVVITDHHEQSSMHLPCASSIINPKTKASSYKFRDLAGVGVAYKLCQALTEKMLLDDLDLVSLGTIADSVSLTGENRIFAKEGLKRFPQTKREGLRSLIRNAGIENKKFTSTYISFILAPRINASGRMDSAELSLKLLMAKDREEADELAKALESFNRKRQQVESKILEEAQDLIEKEVNFKEHKIIVIAKEDWHQGVLGIVASKLADRFYRPAIVISLSENLCKGSARSIKNFHLFEALVDCKDLLDTFGGHSHAAGLLISKANIDDFRKSINKLANQKLVLEDLLPSIDIDVDLPLSDLNEKLVLQLEALEPFGMANPEPLFFTRNLKVKGQMQILNRATIKFWVSDGQITFPAIGFGMSSLKDSLLSSNSFDLVYSPRIDSWRGDSSIILEIRDIFIR; from the coding sequence ATGCATAGCCACAAAATAGTAAAGGTCTCCCCGCAAAACCCTATCCTTCAGGAAAAATTATCTTCTGAACTAAAAATCTCTAAAGTAATAGCCCAGTTATTAATAAACCGGTCAATACAAAATGTTGAGGAAGCGCGAAAGTTCCTTCAACCGAACCCCAAAAACCTGCACGATCCTTTTTCTTTCCATGGTATGGAAAAAGCAGTAAGTATTATTCGTAAGGCTATTAAGAATAAAGAGAAAATCATGGTTTTTGGAGATTATGATGTAGACGGCATAACAGCTGCTGCCTTGGTTAAGGAAACTATTATGAAATTAGGAGGGGATTGCCTGCATTATTTGCCGCACAGGATAAAAGAAGGGTACGGCTTAAGTAAAGATATCGCAAATATAGTTAAGGAAAAAAAGGTAAAACTTCTTATTACCGTTGATTGCGGGACAAGTAATCATGGCCAGATAGAAGAGTTAAGGCATTTGGGTATTGAGGTAGTTATCACAGACCATCATGAGCAATCAAGTATGCATCTTCCTTGCGCCTCTAGCATTATTAACCCTAAAACTAAAGCCTCCAGTTATAAATTCAGGGATTTAGCAGGAGTGGGTGTTGCCTATAAACTCTGCCAAGCGCTTACTGAGAAGATGCTGCTTGATGATTTGGATTTGGTTTCTTTGGGAACCATTGCTGATTCGGTTTCTTTGACCGGGGAGAACCGTATCTTTGCTAAGGAAGGCCTGAAAAGATTCCCACAAACTAAAAGAGAGGGCCTGCGTTCATTAATCAGAAATGCGGGGATAGAAAACAAAAAGTTTACTTCTACGTATATTAGCTTTATCCTTGCCCCGCGGATTAATGCAAGCGGCAGGATGGATAGCGCTGAATTATCTTTAAAATTATTGATGGCTAAAGATAGAGAGGAAGCGGATGAATTAGCCAAGGCGCTTGAATCATTTAATCGTAAACGTCAGCAGGTTGAGTCAAAAATACTTGAAGAAGCGCAGGATTTGATTGAAAAGGAAGTTAATTTTAAGGAACACAAGATTATTGTCATTGCTAAAGAGGACTGGCATCAGGGAGTTTTAGGAATAGTTGCCTCAAAATTGGCAGATAGGTTTTATCGTCCGGCAATTGTAATCTCCCTAAGTGAGAATTTATGCAAAGGTTCGGCGCGATCCATAAAGAATTTCCATTTATTTGAAGCGCTCGTAGATTGCAAGGATTTATTGGATACGTTCGGTGGGCACAGCCATGCAGCAGGGCTTTTGATTTCAAAAGCAAATATTGATGATTTTAGAAAAAGTATTAATAAATTGGCAAATCAAAAGCTTGTCTTGGAAGATCTATTGCCCAGTATTGATATTGATGTGGATTTGCCGCTTTCTGATTTAAATGAAAAGCTTGTATTGCAGTTAGAGGCTTTGGAGCCATTTGGCATGGCAAACCCTGAGCCACTTTTCTTTACTAGAAACCTTAAAGTTAAGGGGCAGATGCAAATCTTAAATAGGGCTACAATTAAGTTCTGGGTAAGCGATGGACAAATAACTTTTCCTGCCATCGGCTTTGGGATGAGTAGCCTTAAAGACAGCTTGTTAAGTTCAAATAGTTTTGACTTAGTTTATAGCCCTAGGATTGATTCGTGGCGCGGAGATTCATCAATTATCTTGGAAATCAGGGATATTTTTATCAGGTAG
- a CDS encoding UvrD-helicase domain-containing protein, translating into MSEKDLRLLKFPQVLVVEASAGSGKTYCLAKRYIQLLIQPGLNPNNVPLNTILAITFTNKAALEMKERILEFLKRIALDKFSSQKEKDEFLSFLSQDKAEAQEKARVIMDYLVRNYNFFQVQTIDSFINAILSGCAFRLNLSANFKTEENSRDYLSFSLDKLIDKASTQKDTLKLFHSFLRQYIYIEAFTGWFPKQNILSTMNSLFFEFNKYAGDFVGNNVGVEDLISVRKDILRLMAELNNHLPKGTDARFQKSLAVFLEQNKDNFEIDNLSNFFKREGFPINKGNSVPDEVRDFWSEVKKKIKGLCELEASSAFNCYIDIFEKLEKDLIELASKDDCLFLESLNKEARFLFDKRSMGLPELYYRLATRFRHFLIDEFQDTSLLQWENLFLMIEEALSTSGSLFFVGDKKQAIYRFRGGEACLIDEVKETFKDFNLIEESLNKNYRSRKEIVDFNNAIFSLDNLKRFVSQNEELSAQGLEFGVDDLDRLTNIFESSKQESRDDLLGGYVEGQIIDVKTKEERDDLIKERVIALIEDLRKRFSLKDIAFLTRKNDEVELLTSWFMEERIPVESEKTLDIRQNSYIKEIVSFLKFLNSPIDNLSFVSFITGEIFCRASGLKLDKIQDFLFELNENRKNDAVYIYREFRLRFPKVWDDLIEEFFKSVGFVPLYELVISIFSRFNVLNDFSEYQGFFMKFLELVKEEEDKTLDIDSFLESFENTNSEDLYVNATQTNAVKIITIHKSKGLQFPVVIVPFLEMDVKVNSHIVNASDDCLQLLRIKKEYAEFSPMLMGIYRRNYLKSFIDELNSIYVAFTRPEEELYFFVSPRTGKRVNPVSLLVANNELIRSGKLEVKNRPQENHPPMKEISPSKYRDWICQLKEEFIEEKVLANRDKILRGEVLHNILCNIGNLYKQDKELAISAAFKKAVSIFPDYNYFQELLPVIKKLLSDKRFTQYFEVASGSVYLEQEIVDKYGNARRIDRLIINSEEAIVVDYKSSAEGTLDYKEQVKQYMDIVRGIYPKLKVKGILLYLDNLGIEEVN; encoded by the coding sequence ATGAGTGAAAAAGACTTAAGATTGCTTAAATTCCCCCAGGTCCTTGTTGTTGAGGCGTCAGCCGGGAGTGGGAAAACCTATTGTTTGGCCAAAAGGTATATCCAGCTCTTAATTCAGCCAGGGCTTAACCCTAACAATGTCCCTCTTAATACTATCTTAGCTATTACTTTTACGAATAAAGCCGCTCTTGAGATGAAAGAGAGGATACTTGAATTCTTAAAAAGAATAGCTTTGGATAAGTTTTCCAGCCAGAAAGAAAAAGACGAATTTCTTTCTTTTTTAAGCCAGGATAAAGCAGAAGCTCAGGAAAAAGCACGTGTTATTATGGATTACCTGGTTAGAAACTACAATTTTTTTCAGGTTCAAACTATAGATAGTTTTATCAACGCAATTCTTTCCGGATGCGCTTTCAGGCTTAACCTATCCGCAAATTTCAAAACCGAAGAAAACTCCCGTGATTATCTTAGTTTTAGTTTGGATAAACTTATTGATAAAGCTTCAACTCAAAAAGATACCCTTAAGCTTTTCCATTCTTTCTTAAGGCAGTATATCTACATTGAAGCTTTTACAGGCTGGTTCCCTAAACAAAATATACTCTCTACGATGAATTCTTTATTCTTTGAATTCAATAAGTATGCCGGGGATTTTGTTGGTAATAATGTAGGGGTAGAAGATTTAATTTCAGTAAGGAAAGACATTTTAAGGCTGATGGCAGAATTAAACAATCATCTTCCTAAAGGCACTGATGCACGTTTTCAAAAGAGCCTCGCTGTTTTCTTAGAGCAAAATAAAGATAACTTTGAGATTGATAATCTTTCAAATTTCTTTAAAAGAGAGGGTTTCCCTATCAACAAGGGCAATAGCGTGCCTGATGAGGTCAGGGATTTTTGGTCTGAAGTTAAGAAAAAGATTAAGGGGCTTTGTGAGTTGGAGGCTTCTTCAGCGTTTAATTGCTATATAGATATATTTGAAAAACTTGAAAAAGATTTAATTGAGCTTGCCAGCAAAGACGACTGTTTATTTTTGGAATCTTTAAATAAAGAAGCGCGCTTTCTTTTTGATAAAAGATCCATGGGGTTGCCGGAACTTTATTACCGCCTTGCTACCCGTTTCAGGCATTTTTTGATTGATGAATTCCAGGATACAAGCCTCCTGCAGTGGGAAAATCTGTTTCTAATGATTGAAGAGGCTCTTTCCACAAGCGGTTCATTATTCTTTGTTGGGGATAAGAAACAGGCGATTTACAGATTTAGAGGAGGAGAGGCTTGCCTTATTGATGAGGTAAAAGAAACCTTCAAAGATTTTAACCTGATTGAAGAAAGCTTAAACAAAAATTACCGCAGCCGCAAGGAAATCGTTGATTTCAACAATGCGATTTTTTCTTTGGATAACTTGAAACGATTTGTAAGCCAAAACGAAGAGTTATCCGCTCAAGGTTTGGAATTTGGGGTTGATGATTTAGATAGGCTTACTAATATTTTTGAATCTTCAAAGCAGGAGAGCCGAGATGATTTATTGGGTGGATATGTAGAGGGGCAAATTATAGACGTTAAGACAAAAGAAGAAAGAGATGATTTGATAAAGGAAAGAGTCATCGCATTGATTGAAGATTTGAGAAAAAGATTTTCTCTAAAGGATATCGCATTTTTAACGAGGAAAAATGATGAGGTTGAGTTGTTAACTTCTTGGTTTATGGAAGAAAGGATTCCTGTTGAATCCGAAAAAACGCTTGATATAAGGCAGAATTCATACATTAAAGAAATTGTTTCTTTCTTGAAGTTCCTGAATTCTCCAATCGATAACCTTTCTTTTGTTTCTTTTATAACCGGAGAAATTTTCTGCAGGGCTTCTGGATTAAAGTTAGACAAGATTCAGGATTTCCTCTTTGAGCTTAATGAGAATAGAAAAAATGACGCAGTGTATATTTACAGGGAGTTCCGTTTAAGATTCCCCAAGGTATGGGATGATTTAATTGAAGAGTTTTTTAAGAGCGTCGGTTTCGTCCCCCTTTATGAGCTGGTAATTAGTATCTTCAGTAGATTTAATGTCTTAAATGATTTTTCGGAATACCAGGGTTTCTTTATGAAATTTCTTGAGTTAGTCAAGGAGGAAGAAGATAAAACCTTAGATATTGATTCGTTCCTGGAATCGTTTGAAAATACAAATAGCGAAGATTTATATGTTAACGCAACGCAGACCAATGCAGTTAAGATTATTACCATACACAAGTCTAAGGGGCTGCAATTCCCTGTAGTTATTGTGCCTTTCTTGGAAATGGATGTTAAGGTGAATTCTCACATAGTTAATGCTTCCGATGATTGCTTGCAGCTGTTGCGTATTAAAAAAGAATACGCAGAATTCTCTCCGATGCTAATGGGCATTTATAGGCGTAATTATTTAAAGTCATTTATTGATGAACTAAACAGTATTTATGTAGCATTCACCCGTCCGGAAGAAGAACTTTATTTTTTTGTTTCTCCAAGAACCGGGAAAAGGGTTAATCCTGTAAGTTTGCTTGTCGCTAATAATGAATTGATAAGGAGTGGAAAGCTTGAAGTTAAGAATAGGCCGCAAGAAAACCATCCGCCTATGAAAGAAATATCCCCTTCAAAATACCGTGATTGGATTTGCCAACTGAAAGAAGAATTTATTGAGGAAAAAGTATTGGCTAATAGAGATAAAATCTTAAGAGGAGAAGTATTGCATAATATTCTTTGTAACATCGGGAATTTGTATAAGCAGGACAAAGAATTAGCTATAAGCGCGGCATTTAAGAAAGCAGTTTCCATATTCCCTGATTACAATTATTTTCAGGAATTGCTTCCTGTAATTAAGAAATTGTTAAGCGATAAAAGATTTACGCAATATTTTGAAGTTGCTTCAGGGAGTGTTTATCTGGAGCAGGAGATTGTGGATAAATATGGGAATGCCAGGCGGATTGATAGGTTAATAATTAATTCAGAAGAAGCCATAGTGGTAGACTATAAGAGTAGCGCAGAAGGCACTCTTGATTATAAAGAGCAGGTTAAACAATATATGGATATAGTGCGGGGCATATACCCTAAGTTGAAAGTCAAGGGTATCTTGTTGTATTTGGATAATTTAGGTATAGAAGAGGTTAATTAA
- a CDS encoding PD-(D/E)XK nuclease family protein produces MQRVVTYNLADNFIEEFSSYLENNFIKKGRNLSKVAIVFGGKRPALFLKKELAAGIKKSFFPPRFFSIDEFVEYSFSKKYPFRKISDLEAAFVIYKLAQELSPDLLRERESFSKFLPWAREIVSFIEQLDLEDTKFDSLKGIQEKANIGYDVPESINLLLERIISLREAYHEEQKKKGVYSKGLIYLLTSQCMGDIDFSEFEEIIFCGFFYIHKTELAVIKSLYDANKALLFFQGSQDEWSVLERNSRSLSIVIKPENIKKPEYKLSVSAGFDLHSQVCLARDVLRGMQEFDKTVVVLPEPDHVISLLSEISGYVKDFNVSIGYPLKRSSLYSLFENIFKAQNNKKNSEYYAKDYLKVLSHPLVKNLRVLTKPSATRVLIHKIEEVLLGIEKTSLGGRLFFNLSDIEESRELFDSALKTMNNMDLEVSRDEIKTALKELHGFLFVSWEKLRNFYDFSVSLEQFLDLLVKKGFLAGYPLNLKMIEKIFLIRQELSSASFSKEDFPGEEIFKIFENKLENEMVSFSGSPLKGLQILGLFETRSLNFKNVVILDVNESVLPKLKIYEPLIPREVMISLGLNRLEKEEEIQRYQFMRLVASAKNVHLLFQKRPDKEKSRFIEEIIWEKQKNEKTLNVLEIPQASFKVKVLPKSAEVKKNSKVIRFLKEREYSASSINTYLNCPLRFYYQYVLGLKEKEDLLEEPLGKDIGTFVHELLKESFSLFIGKRPIIDSEFKNKFKADLDNRFKDEFEKKMRSDAFLIKEILDFRMEKFLLNEEYRPVKEILSLEKTFKGVLNLKSGNFKYKSIIDRVDLLTDNSILIIDYKTGSSDIMPSSYEKIASSEFTRASLKNTLKSVQLPLYLYSVESRGEFENQKINACLYSLRDMQKNYGLNMLFKNDAQVADRKNIMQVYIKAMDAILADVINPDVPFVADEEDNRQCETCPFFYMCR; encoded by the coding sequence ATGCAAAGAGTCGTCACTTATAATTTGGCCGATAATTTTATTGAAGAATTCTCCAGTTACTTAGAAAACAACTTTATTAAGAAAGGCCGTAATTTGAGCAAGGTTGCTATTGTGTTTGGAGGTAAAAGGCCGGCTCTATTTTTAAAGAAAGAACTTGCCGCAGGAATTAAAAAAAGTTTTTTCCCCCCGCGTTTTTTCTCTATTGATGAATTCGTTGAGTATTCTTTTTCTAAAAAGTATCCTTTCCGGAAAATTTCAGACCTTGAGGCGGCTTTTGTTATTTATAAGCTTGCGCAAGAATTATCTCCCGACTTATTAAGGGAAAGGGAGAGCTTTTCAAAATTCCTTCCTTGGGCAAGAGAGATAGTTTCTTTTATCGAACAGCTTGATTTGGAAGATACGAAATTTGATTCTTTAAAGGGTATCCAGGAAAAAGCTAATATAGGATACGATGTCCCTGAGAGTATCAATCTTCTCTTGGAAAGAATTATTTCTTTGCGGGAAGCATATCATGAAGAACAAAAGAAGAAAGGTGTTTATTCAAAGGGATTAATTTATCTTCTTACTTCACAGTGTATGGGCGATATTGATTTTAGCGAATTTGAAGAAATTATTTTTTGCGGGTTTTTCTATATTCACAAAACAGAGTTAGCCGTAATAAAAAGCCTTTATGATGCTAACAAGGCTTTACTTTTCTTTCAAGGTTCCCAGGATGAATGGAGCGTGCTGGAAAGAAATTCCCGGAGTTTATCTATAGTAATAAAGCCGGAGAATATAAAGAAACCAGAATATAAATTATCGGTATCAGCCGGTTTTGATTTGCATTCACAGGTTTGTTTGGCAAGAGACGTATTAAGAGGAATGCAGGAATTTGATAAGACTGTAGTTGTGTTGCCTGAGCCTGATCATGTAATATCGCTTCTTTCCGAGATTTCAGGTTATGTGAAAGATTTTAATGTTTCTATAGGCTACCCTTTGAAAAGAAGTTCGCTGTATTCACTTTTTGAGAATATTTTTAAAGCGCAGAATAACAAAAAGAATAGTGAGTATTATGCTAAAGATTACCTTAAGGTGTTGAGCCATCCTTTGGTAAAAAACTTGAGAGTTTTAACTAAGCCTTCGGCAACGAGGGTGCTTATCCATAAGATTGAAGAAGTATTGTTGGGTATTGAAAAAACTTCTCTCGGAGGAAGGTTATTTTTTAATCTATCGGATATTGAAGAATCTAGAGAGTTATTTGATTCTGCCCTTAAGACGATGAATAATATGGATTTGGAAGTCAGCAGAGATGAGATAAAAACTGCTTTAAAAGAATTACACGGGTTTTTGTTTGTTTCATGGGAGAAATTAAGAAATTTCTATGATTTCTCTGTAAGCCTTGAGCAGTTTCTTGATCTTTTAGTAAAAAAAGGATTTTTAGCAGGGTATCCGCTAAATCTTAAGATGATTGAGAAGATATTTTTAATAAGGCAGGAGCTTTCCAGCGCTTCGTTTAGTAAGGAAGATTTTCCGGGAGAAGAAATCTTTAAAATATTTGAAAATAAGTTGGAGAATGAGATGGTTTCATTTTCCGGCTCGCCCTTAAAGGGGCTGCAGATTTTGGGGTTATTTGAAACCCGTTCTTTAAATTTCAAGAATGTCGTTATTTTGGATGTGAATGAATCAGTCCTGCCTAAGTTAAAGATTTACGAGCCTTTGATCCCAAGAGAGGTAATGATTAGTTTGGGGTTAAACAGACTGGAGAAAGAAGAAGAGATCCAGCGTTATCAGTTCATGCGCCTTGTTGCCTCGGCAAAAAATGTCCATTTATTATTTCAGAAGCGCCCTGATAAAGAAAAGAGCAGGTTTATTGAAGAAATCATCTGGGAAAAACAAAAAAATGAGAAAACTTTGAATGTATTGGAAATCCCACAGGCAAGTTTTAAGGTTAAGGTTCTGCCGAAAAGCGCAGAAGTTAAAAAGAATTCAAAAGTAATCAGATTTTTAAAGGAGCGCGAATATTCAGCTTCCAGTATTAATACTTATCTTAACTGCCCGTTACGTTTTTATTACCAATATGTATTGGGCCTAAAAGAGAAAGAGGATTTGCTTGAGGAGCCTCTAGGCAAAGATATCGGAACTTTTGTTCACGAGTTGCTTAAAGAATCATTCTCCTTGTTTATCGGAAAAAGGCCGATAATTGATTCGGAATTTAAGAATAAGTTCAAAGCCGATTTAGATAATAGATTTAAAGATGAGTTTGAGAAGAAGATGAGGTCGGATGCTTTTCTTATTAAAGAGATACTTGACTTTAGGATGGAGAAATTTCTTCTTAATGAGGAATACAGGCCGGTAAAAGAAATACTTAGTTTAGAGAAAACATTTAAAGGGGTGCTTAACTTAAAATCAGGAAATTTTAAATATAAGTCAATAATTGATAGGGTTGATTTGTTAACAGATAACAGTATTTTAATTATTGATTATAAGACTGGGAGTTCTGATATCATGCCGTCTTCTTATGAAAAGATTGCTTCGTCGGAATTTACAAGGGCTTCGCTTAAAAATACATTAAAGTCAGTCCAGCTGCCGCTGTATCTGTATTCTGTGGAAAGCCGGGGAGAATTTGAGAATCAAAAAATCAATGCCTGCCTTTATTCATTAAGAGATATGCAGAAGAACTACGGATTGAATATGCTTTTTAAGAATGATGCTCAGGTTGCTGACAGAAAAAATATAATGCAGGTATATATTAAAGCTATGGATGCAATTTTGGCTGATGTTATTAATCCGGATGTGCCTTTTGTGGCGGATGAGGAAGATAACCGTCAATGTGAAACCTGCCCGTTTTTTTATATGTGTAGATAG
- the rpsO gene encoding 30S ribosomal protein S15, whose translation MTLVKDKKVKIIDEFKVHARDTGSAEVQIAILTERINLLGDHFKSHKKDFHSRRGLLSLVGRRRRLLNYLKKKDVKKYEDVLTKLSLRK comes from the coding sequence TTGACTTTAGTAAAGGATAAAAAAGTGAAGATTATTGACGAATTCAAGGTTCATGCAAGAGATACTGGTTCCGCAGAAGTTCAGATAGCAATTTTAACCGAGAGAATTAATCTTTTAGGTGATCATTTTAAATCACACAAAAAAGATTTCCATTCTCGCCGCGGGCTGCTTTCGCTTGTTGGCAGGCGCCGCAGACTCCTCAATTATCTCAAGAAAAAAGATGTTAAGAAGTACGAAGATGTCTTAACTAAATTAAGCTTGAGAAAATAA